Part of the Elusimicrobiota bacterium genome, AATGGCCATACGCAAAACGGTTGCCATTCGGGCAACCGTGCGTATGGCGGCATCGCCAAGACGGTTCGCTCGTGTCGCTCAATCCGCAAGTCGTCCGCCGGGACCCCGGGTCCCCCGGCTCCGGGACAAAACGGCGATGGGTTCCCGAAGGCCAGCCGAGCGACTTGCGGTTTTAGCGAGGAGGACGGGTTGGTTTGCCCCGTCCGACAGTTCGTGATGGAGGCGGGGCTAACCCGTCCGAGGAGCGTTAAAAAACCGCGCAGGAGCGAGCGGTCTCGGGGACCCATCGCCGCAGGTCCCCATAGGCTTCGGAAGAATGTGGAATATATATAATGGGTCGCTTGGTGCGGAGGATAAAGCATGACGTGGCTTAAGATGAAGTTTCAGGGGCTTGTTCGACGGTTGTTCGGGGCGAAGGTCATTACGCCCGAAGAGATCGAGGGTGTCCTGAAGCTGCCGGTGCTGGCGGTGATTCCGCATCTCGAGCGCCGTCGAAGCCTGGCCCAGAGCGCGGGGCTCATCCGGCGGCGTCTGGACCTGAACGGCCGTTGGCGGTCCCGATTACTGATCAATTTCCCTGACCATTCTCCCGCCGCCATTGCTTATGACAATCTCATCCATGAAATCAGACCGGTCGTACAGAAAGACCGGCGAAAGGTCATTCTCGTTGTCAGCGCGGTCGCTGGAGAAGGGGGGTCCCTGACGTGCGCCAATCTGGCGATCGCGGCCGGCCGGCAGGGTTTAAAAACCTTAATTATTGAAGGACATATGCGGGCGCCCCGGATCAGCGGGGTGTTCCATGTGGATTTAGAGCCGGGCTTGACGGGTTGTTTGAACCGAAGCCTTTCCGCGTCCAGCTGTATTCAGAAATTTGTTTTGCCTTTTACCGATCTCCTGGCCGCCGGTCGATCGGTCTCTTATCCCGCCGCTCTCTGGAACTCCGCCGCTTTTCAGCAACTGCTGGACGTCGTGCGAACGTTTTATGACCTGGTTTTAATTGAGGCCTCGCCGCTTCTTCTTTTCCCGGATACCGCTGAACTGGCAAAAAAGGTCGACACCATTCTGCTGGTCCACCAGTTCGGGCGCAGTTCCTCCGACCGATTGGGTAAAGCGGTTGAAAAGATTCAGGACGTCAAAGACCGTATTCTGGGAGTGGTTCTGAATGATTCTCCAAGCTGATTGCACTGGACGACTCGAATTAGTAATCTATTTCCGCTGTGAAAATTAATTGGATCGATCCGATCTTCCTGAGCTGCGTCGGAGTCCTTCTGGCGGGGTGTGTGTCGCTTCTATGGGCGTTGTCCAAGCTGATTGTGAAAAAGCCTAAAGCAGAGACAACGGACTCGACTGGTTTAGACGATATTCCGATCTTGACGGATGCCGACCCCGCCCAGCTCGTTCGCGCGGAAGAATCGACGCTTCAAGCCCTTCGTGAGCGAGGGGCTCGGCAATCACTTTCACCAGTGGTTCCCGTATCTTCGGCGGTGGGCCCGGTGGCGGGGAAAGAAGTGGCCGATCGGCTGGATGCGATGGCTCAACGTCTGACCGAAATGCAGACGGTGCTCTCCCAGCAGGCGGGCCAGGCCGCCGCGTCCCTTTCAACGCTCGGAGCGGCTCCCCGGAGTTTCTCCCCTGAAACCGTTGATAAGCTTCTGAAGATCGTCGGCAATGTGATTCATCAAGTCGATCTTCTCCAGAGCAGTCTGAATACAAGCCAAAGCAAATCAGCCCCTGGAGTTTCTGAACCCCCGGACGCTGGTTAACCGTCGCGAACAGAATGAAAAAACCTCTTTTACTGCTGTTCATCCTGTTGGATGTGATGGCCATGAGCGCGGCCGGAGTCGTGCTTTACTTGCGAATGGCCCCCAAGCTTAAGCCGGTCGTTCCCTCGCGGAAGGATATCAATCGATCAGTTGATGAGTTGGGTGTGTCTACCACCCCGGCGGTCGACGCGGTGGCTTCTACGGAGCCGGTCCAGGGAATTCCACCGGTCTTGTCCGCCGCAGCCACTCGTGTCGAGCCCGGTATTCGGAAAATCCTCTTCAAATACAGCAACAGCAAGGCTCGGCAGGTCGCCTTACGGGCTGATTTTACCGGATGGAAAGCGGAACCCATGCGTCGGGATGCACGAGGGGTTTGGACTTATCAGGCCAATCTGACGCCAGGGGAATACGCTTATATTTTTACCGCTGATGAAAAACCTGTTCGCGATCCTGCCAATAAACACATCAAACGCATCGGCACCACTCAAGTCAGCGCCATCGTCGTCAAACCCCGTTAACCCCAAGCTTGGTGTAGGTCTTCCTAAGGCGGCCCCGAATTTAGTATTTTAGATACCCCCGTTAGGCAGAACCGATTTCGGGCCGGTAGATCAATTGGGAGATCGCCTCCATGGCATGGGCTTTTATCCCTTTCTCACCTTGTAGGATTCAGACGGAAACCCAATCTGTAACGCCTCATTAAATAAGGTCAAATCAGACCCTGATTTGGGTAGTATTTGGGTAGTAACAAGATCACGGATCGCTGAAGGCGATCCGTTTTGGCGATGGTCGTTGCAACCATGAGAAATAGGGACGCGACCGGTCACCCGCTGAAAGTAGTCAGCCTCCTGCTTTATCCCATTAGAAGGATATATTGACTTTATCCCATAAAAGGGATAGATTCTTTTCATGAAAGACTTTGCGGTCACCGCACGTACGGCTGCTCAAATCGGCGAGTCCTTGCGTCGGCGCCGGAAACTCCTCGGGTGGTCCCAGGAGGAACTGGGTCGCCGATCGGGCATCAAGCAAAAAAACCTGTCCGCCATTGAAAATGGCGCGGAAGGGGTTCGACTGGGGACGATTTTTAGGCTACTGGCCGCGTTGGATCTGGAGCTGACGGTTCACGAACGTCGCACATCCGAGCCGCTTGATCCGGACCGATGAGCCGCTCCCGCTCGATTCGCCGCCTTCAGGTCTTTATGAACACCTCCCGCGTGGGGACCCTGGAACGGGAGGCCTCTGGCAGGCTTCTATTTGCTTACCATGTGGATTGGCTATCCAAGCCTCAGGCGATTCCTATCTCCCTCAGCCTTCCCCTGCGAGAAGAACGCTATGCGGATGATCGACCGGCAGCCTTTTTTGACAACTTACTACCGGATACCGCGGATGTTCGCCGAAGGATCGCCGAAACGACGGGATCCCCCGATGCGTCGGTGTTTGAGCTCCTGCGGATCATCGGTCGCGACTGCATCGGAGCGCTTCAGCTTATCCCTGACGGAGAACCGTCTCCTTCTCAAAAACAAGTCTCCGGGAAACCCATCAGCGACAAACGCATCGCCGCCATCCTTCAGGGCTTATCGGTGCTTCCCCAGGGCTCAGAGGAAGAGCCGTTCCGCATTTCCATTGCGGGAGCACAGCACAAAACGGCTTTTCTGAAACTCGGAGGCCGGTGGGCCATTCCGGAAGGCTCCACCCCGACGACTCATATCTTTAAACCCCCGATCGGAAAACTTCCGAATGGGGTGGATCTCACCGCGAGTGTGGCCAACGAATGGCTTTGCCTGGAGTTGACCAAAGCCTTGGGTCTCTCCGTGGCCAACGCGGAAATGAAAACCTTTCAATCTGTTCCGAGTCTCGTCGTCGAGCGCTTTGATCGGCGGTGGTCCACCGATCACAAGAGACTGGATCGCATCGTCCAAGAAGACCTCTGCCAGGCTCTGGGAGTCCCATCCGGCCGCAAGTACGAATCGCACGGAGGGCCGGGGGTCCGGACGCTGATGCGGTTCCTGGATGGGTCCGATCATCGGGAAAAAGACCGGGTGACCTTCATGCGGACCCAACTGGCTTATTTTTTCCTTGGCGCTATCGATGGTCACGCCAAAAACTTCAGTATCCACCTGACCCGGACCGGTTTTCGACTCGCGCCACTCTACGATATTCTCACCGTCTGGCCGGCTCTGCGAAAAAGCGAGATTCCCTGGAAACAAGTCAAGTTCGCCATGGCCATCGGCGATTCGCGCCATTACGACCTGCGAACCATACAGAGCCGCCACTGGTTTGAAACCGCCAGGCGCTGCGGTTTTGACACTCGAGTGATGCAAACCATTTTGGACGATCTATTGGCCCGCATCGACACGCTTCGAACGACCGGCCCGCGCCTTCCCAAAGGATTTCCTTCCGACCTTTACGAAGAAGCGCTCGCGGGCATTCTCCAGCAAGCCGCACGCTTCAAAACTCAATAACTTTTTGGAACGCGGAGAATTTCGATTGGCTTTAATTTCGGGGGAACGGTCAAACAACTCCAAGGTCAGGGAGACGACCGTTTAAGCGTTTCAGAGCATTTACGCGGCGGTCTGGGGATTCACTGGTCGCGTTACCGTGCGGACTACACCCTGGCGCCTTTCGGCGACCTCGGCCTGACCCAGCGCTTTACGATTTCCCTTCTCTTCGGTCCGGTCGACAGCGAGTCTGGCCCGCACAACCTGCAAAAAGTGGCATCACGCCCCATTCGTCCCATACCCGCTGCGGAGTAGTTTTTGCGAATCGACCAGCGGAAATGTAAAATAAAACGAATTGTTCGCCGCATCGATTTGGGTAATAATTTGGGTAGATTGGAACGAGTCAGACTCACAAAATAAGCTAAAATAACGCCGATTTCGGGCCGGTAGATCAATTGGGAGATCGCCTCCATGGCATGGAGGAGGCTGTGGGTTCAAGTCCCATCCGGTCCACCACTTTCGCAACAAGAACCCCTTCAGAAATGAGGGGGTTTTTTGCTGTCTGGTTTTGGATGAGATTTTCAGGCTCCGCGCCAAGGGGCGATTGTAGTGTAATTGTAGTGTTGGCCGGTGTCTTGTGAGCTGATTTCGGTGCTGCCAGTTCGATGGAAGTCTTGAGATGTCCCGCCGATAAGTGGCTGTAGCGTTGAGTCATTCGCAAATCTTTATGGCCCAGGATGGCGGCCAGACTTTGGATGTCCACGCCGCGCATAGCCGCATGGCTGGCGAACGTATGGCGTAAGTCATGAAATCGGAAGTCGATGAGCCCGGCCAGTCTGATAGCTTTTTGAAACTGGCTCCGAATCCATCCATCCCTTAGCATGGTCACGCCATGACGTTTGAATATCGGGCCGGTCCGTTCGCTTAAGGGAGTTTTTGAGAACAGGTCCATCAGTTCCGTTGTGAGGGGGACAAATCGCCCTTCGCCGGATTTTGATTTCCGAATACATAGCCAGCCGCGCTTGATGTCGATGTCGCTCCATTGGAGTGCCAGTATCTCGCCCTGTCTCATCCCGGTATGTCTGGCCACAAGAAGCACCGGCAGCAAGTTCGGATGAGCAGCGTTCAATAGTCTCTGAAATTCCTCGTCCTCTATAAATCGGACGCGTTTATCATCCACCTTGTCGAGTCGGTAGCCTGCCAGCGGGTCTTGGGAAATTAATCCCCATTCAAGTGCTTTATGAGTCGCCGCTTTGAGGATGATGAGTTCGCGTCGAACGGTAGAAGGGGAAAGTGTCTTTTCTGGATCGTGGGGGGATGGTGTTTGTCGTCGCCATGCTTTGTAGGTGTCCATCATGTGCCGGATTTCAGATACCGGGGTTTCAGCGCCGAAGTGCTTAAAGAAAGTCGGCAGCTTGTAGCGTGTGTCCCTGTAGGTCCATTGATTCTTGGGCTTGAGATGGATTTCGATGTACCGATTGAGCGCCTCTGAGAGTATGCAATCCTTGGCCGTCGGATTAAACCGGCCTTCCTGGGTGGCAGCCCGATAGGAAATCGCCCACCTTTCCGCTAACTTGCGGTCGGTTTGCTGGCTGCTGGCGTAGGTCATTCTCCCCTTATGGGAGAACGCCAGCCACCATGTCTTGCCGCGCTTGTAGAGTCCCATCTTTTTCCGCGTCCTTCACCGTTTTTGATTTTAGGTTATCAACCAACTTGTCTAAATCCTGCTTGTCGAATCGCAGCGCCTTGGCCCTCAGCTTCACGAATGGAATTTCCCGCCGGTAAACCAAATGGTATAGCGTAATCGGGCTCAAGGCAAGGTACACCGCCGCCTCTTTGACGGTTAGGAGGCGTTTATCCATTGGCCACCCGCCCTGCAAGTGGCCCTACCGCATCACTCGCACCCCTGATATTTAACGTTCGACGCTCAGGCGACCAACGGGCTTTGCTCCGGCATTTATGGCTACAGAATCGTCCTAGGCCGCGCTCTAAATCTGACACTCGCGCCATGAATTGCTTTTTGCATTCCAAACAGCGGGACTCGCGCAGCCGGTGGGTCATGGATGCACTGCCCCGCCAAAGACTGCTTGGACGGCTGCTACATTTGGGTGAGTGACGGCTGGGGAGTCCGAGGCGGGTCCTTCCGAAATTCCTTGTTTTAAATTCTGCATTCCGCACGTAGTAAGAAATTCATTCTGTGCGGAATTATTTTCAGATTTTAAGGCATACGAATACGCCTTATTTTTTACCCCTTCGCCTTTACGGTCTATTAAGCCGTCCTCAAAAAGTTCTGCAAGGACGGTGCGGCATGTACCGGGTGGCATATCCGCAAACTTGGCTATGGCATCGGCTTCCTGAAAATTCACCACCAAGGCCGCTAAGACCTGTTTTCTTTGCTCCTCGTGCCGGACGTGGCGGGTTGTGCCCAGGACAACGTATTGTCCATTTTCCAGGCTTACGACTAATTCGCGGGGGGTCGGAAAACGTGAATAGGCCACCAAGACCCGCTGCGTATCGCTGCCTCTATTTGGTTTTAAGACAAGACCGGCATCAACGGCAGCCAAAAGGTCCCCGGACCCGCGTATTTCCGTACCGTCCTGGCCCTCGCTCTTGCGGGCATGGTGGATCAATAGGACTCCAGCCCCGGTAGTTCTTGCCAAGTCCAGTAGGGGGTCCATTTGTGCGCCTACCTCAGCGGCGGCGTTTTCCTCCCGGACGTTCCAGAACCGGGCCAAGGTGTCCACTACGACGAGGCCGATATGATGGGCTTGGGTAAAGCGTTTTATTCCTTCCATCTCGACTGGGGATGAACGTAAAGGGGCGCAATGGATATGTAGGTCTTCCGCATTGGGTAAACCCAAGGTTAGTAGCCTGTCGGTTATGTCTTCCCGGTGTTCCTCTACGGCTAAGACGAGAACAGGACGCTTTTGGACTTTGAACCCGAGGAAGGGAGTTCCATCAATAACGGCTTTGATGAGGTGATAAGCGAGGGTGGATTTCCCAGCTTTCGGCGCTCCAGCAAGCAGAACAAGACCGCCGCTTGGAAGATATTTGTCCCATACCCAAGAACGTTCAGGGGTCTTTTCGGAGAGCATCTGGCGGGCACTCTTGGGGTTGAATTTAATTCCGCACGAAACTAATTCCTTGGGTTGTGCGCTATGCGGAATCGTCCATGCGGCAATTTCCCCGGTTGGGTTTAATCCGGCCAGGATAATGGCCAGCCCTGCCTGGTTCTGGACAACCCCCGCATTAATAAGCGCCTTTTCATGCGGGATAAGCATTTCACGCGGTAACCGGGATAGCTCGAAAAAGAGGTCTTTAGATTCATCTGGATCAATCGCTTGCCCTGCCGTCTTGTAGGAGGTGCAATAGGATTCTGTACGCTGGAACAATCCCAACGCGTGGTCTGTACGCCGGAAATCGGCCAGCAGTTCTTTTTCGGATTCTAGGGGAAGTCTCGAAAAACTCATGCTGCGCGTCCTAGCCCCAAGTCATGCAGTGATTTGGTCCATAGATAATCTGAAAGCCTCCGGCATCTGGTGGCCACGTCTCCCGGATGGATTCGGGCGAATAGACCGAGGCTGGTAATAATATCGCTGGCCTGTTCGCTGTCGACGGTAAATGTGATTTTCGGCTGAGTTTGTGTTAGACTTTTCATGGTTAAATTGTCCTTTCGTAAAAAAGCCCACGGTTCACGCCGTGGGTTTTTAATCGTTATCAGACTGTTTTTCCTTCCGCCTCTCAATTTCTTCTTGAAACCATGCCAAACGTTGCTTGCTCTCCGCAATCGCGTCCTGGATTTGCCGAGCCAAATCGAGGGCTAAGATGTTTGTTGGTCGTCCTTCGAGTAATTGACGTTGTTGAAAGCTTCTGTCCATAACGGCTGTGCTTTCGATTACGGTGGGGCTGCTTTCGTCAAAACGCTTATGAAGGTTCCTTCTGGCCTTGTAACCGATGAGGAAAAGGTCCGATAATTCCCGCTCTTTAATTTGTGCGACGATCATTTGGATTTCCGGGTCATTCACTTCATCTGTTTGAAGAAAGTTACGGATGGTTTTTGGATCGCGCTTCATTCGTCGAGCACTGGCGTTCGGGGTAAGCTGGGAGTCACGCAAGGCGACCGCGTGTGCTTTTTCAGTTTTTGTAAGGGAAGGACCGCCCATATTATTCCCTGACATTCCCTGTATCTTTAAAAAAGAGGATCATAATTGGCCAGTCATACGGCGAGTGGGCTTCATTCCATACAACCGATCCTTTAACAACCGATGTTGTAAGAGTAAATCACGAGCAGGGAGTTTTAGGGTCCCGTTCCAGTATTGTTCCTGGACCTCGTTCAGTTTTTCAGGATCAACCGAAAAGACAAAATAAATCGTTCCATTTTCATCGACTAAGCGCACCGGCCAGCCTTTGTCAACGATGATCGAAGCGGTCAACCCTACATCCTTGATTCGAGTATCTACGATTCGTGCTCTGGTAGGGATCGGCATACCCATCCACCTCTTTCTTTTTTTCCATCACTCACCCTTTAATGGCGAAATGTCGGCGAATACCATCCAAAAATTGCCTCAGGACGATGATTTAGGGAGAGCTTTTATAGTCGTAGAACGAGCGGTTAGATGGGGTTAAGAACTAGAACGGAATTTGTCGATGAACGCAGGGAGGATATTTCGTTATTCGTTTCTATCAAAATGATCGTCTGGGATTGGGCGCGGAATTGAAATCTTTTTGAATTTAGCTCGATAGCATTTTTCGGATCGATACGGATAAAATGGGGATCGCTCCAATCCGAAATAGTCCCTGAGTTTTCTCGCAAGGCGTTGTACGTTCTTTTGCATTGATTCGCGTTGCGCACTGGTGATTCCCCTTGTTCCCCAGGAAATATGGCCATCGCATTCAGCGAACGCTGTAAGTAAGGTCCATAGATTGCCAGGAGCATCTCCTTTGCTTCCCTTGTTCAATTTCATGCCTGACATGGTATGTCTTTTCCACACCCCGCCCTTTGTGCGAGTTCGGATTTCCGTGCGCGATATGACCTCGATCTCAAGATCAGACCAATCGTGTATTTCGAGAAACGCTTTTTTAAGCTCCGAGCGAATATCGCCTTTGACCATTACTAATGCCATCTTCAAAAGATTATCGAGTATCGAAAGGTGCTCACCTAAAAAATCCTGTTTGTAGGCGTGATACGGTTTTTTACCATCCGCATCGGCAAGTTTTCGCAATTCGCCATTGCCCTGGATCATGGGATAGAGTAATTTCTTAATTCTCCTGTTGACTGAATATTCGGTTTGGCCGTAAGTGGAGACAATTTGTTCAGCTGCTTCATCTATTTTCTGGAGGGTGTATTGAGGTAGTTCAGTCGTTTGTAGTTCAGGAATTTCCATCTTCGTCTCCATAACAGACCCCGGCTCCGGGACCGAAAGCGGGTTGACTTAGTTCAGGCGCTAGAGGACGCCCCAACTCAATTGTACTTCGCGCGTATTAAATAATTACCCAAAGTCCGCATCGATTCTTTTTGCCAAATGGTGTCCACGAAAAGGCCGTTAGTTGCTCCGATAGTCGGTGGAATATCCATTTTGGGGAATTAAATCCGAATTTAATTACCTAAGCGAACGTAAACGCCAGCGCCGCTTCCTTCCGGCGCTCCGCCGTGGCTCTGACGTAAGGCAAGAGGCTTTGAAGGCTCGAATGGCCGCTCAATGTCATTAACGTGGCCGGATCGCGTCCGGGGGCGCGTAGCGTTAAGTACGTCGCCCTGAATGAGTGCGGCGTGATCCGTTTTTCAATACTGGCCAGTCGGACATAGCGCTCGACAAGGCAATCAACGGCCTTGGGAGTCAACCGCTGCTTGTCGTAAGGGCCATGCTTGCCAAGGGTCAAAAATAACGGCGCGTCCGCACTTGGCGGGTTGTCTCCGTGTTCAAGCTGCAAGTAGCGCTTAACGCCGAGGTAGACGTTTTCCGCTATGGGGAGCTTTAACCAGTACGGCTTTTCGCTCCGCTTCTTTAGTCCCTGGTAGGTGACATGCTTCTGCCCTTCATCGATCAGATTCCCGACATTCAGTCGTACAAGCTCACCCTTTCGCATGGGCGTGTTGGCCAGGACCAGAAGCACGGCATAATCCCGCGTCCCTTCCTTGGTCCGTCTATCCGGCAATGCCAGCATCCGGGAAACTTCTTCAATGGTCAGTATGTCGGATTGTCCTACAGGTCGGCCTCTCATAGTTTAATCTCCATTTCCATATCGTGAACGTCGGTTAAAGTATAGCGTATATACGTAGACCGCGCAAGCAAGAACGTATATACTTAAGGTATGAGCGCAACGAAAAAGCCTAAGCCGGGCCATCACTACTACTTGAAGTCTGATTTCAGGCAGCCGGTGATCGTCTACATAAGGCCTGTCACGCACCGTAAGCTAAAGATGCTGGCCGTGAGAAGTGGTAAAACCTTACAGGAATTACTGAGGGAGGCTATCGAGCGCTATATGAAGTGATGGGAAGCAAACCCCCGGCAGGAGTGGGGAGGGGGGCTGGTGGCCCATGTGCACCTTACCACCCAAGGTTCTTTCTACCCGACCCGAACAAAAAAGAGGATCAACGCCACCTTCGCTTGAGGTCTGGCCTTAATAAGCAATTAGCGAGAAGGCCATCAATTGCATCAAGGGAAGCGTTCTTCGCCTTTATCAGGATTTCTGCTACCTCCGCAACGGTATCCAATGATTCCTCGCGATTTTCCTGCAACACGAAAAACATGGCGAAATAAAACTCATGGGGAACGTCTACTCCGTTGATTTTTTCTTTTAAGGCTTCATCCTTTCCATATTTTGCGCAGATTTCGCTCAATTTCCCAAAAGAATATCCTAGCGACTGAATGGACTCGAAAGCGTTTTTGGTCCCGTCCAATTCGTCGAGTTTCATGAACCTCATAATGAATTGAGCCATAGCGGATTCAGTGAATGTGCTTCCAATGTCGTTTCGCATTTTGCCTCGAAGTAACCAAACTACATAAATTGGAATGGCGGTTTTGGCATATTTCCTGACGGAATCCGAAACCCCTTTACATAGGCTATCGGTGTTCAGATTAAGCCATTTCCCCGGCTCGTCGTTTTTTATGACGTGAATAATATTCATCAACAGAGCATCACCGGCAAACTTGGCATATTCCGTAATGTTTAGAGCTTGTATTTTCTCTTCGTAATCCTCTATGACAAAACCTTGTAATTTGGCGCGAACTAAAATGTTCAAACCTGCGAGGGCAATTTCTTCGCGAATCTTCGGGTCCTTTTCGTCCATCATCGGCATACTCATGCGAATTGTCGCGGGTTTTTCCGTAAGAATTGCTGGCACAAATTGATCCCCAGTTACTGGCGTGTCTTTCCTGATGAATTGCGCAATCGCTGGGTGTTCGCATAATAATTTTATTCTGCCCCGATCAAATTCAATCGCGGTATCCAGCCTTTTTAAGGCTTCGTCGTTGTTCTGATTCCTGGCACACTTGTGCAA contains:
- a CDS encoding tyrosine-type recombinase/integrase, with the protein product MRGRPVGQSDILTIEEVSRMLALPDRRTKEGTRDYAVLLVLANTPMRKGELVRLNVGNLIDEGQKHVTYQGLKKRSEKPYWLKLPIAENVYLGVKRYLQLEHGDNPPSADAPLFLTLGKHGPYDKQRLTPKAVDCLVERYVRLASIEKRITPHSFRATYLTLRAPGRDPATLMTLSGHSSLQSLLPYVRATAERRKEAALAFTFA
- a CDS encoding CpsD/CapB family tyrosine-protein kinase, translating into MTWLKMKFQGLVRRLFGAKVITPEEIEGVLKLPVLAVIPHLERRRSLAQSAGLIRRRLDLNGRWRSRLLINFPDHSPAAIAYDNLIHEIRPVVQKDRRKVILVVSAVAGEGGSLTCANLAIAAGRQGLKTLIIEGHMRAPRISGVFHVDLEPGLTGCLNRSLSASSCIQKFVLPFTDLLAAGRSVSYPAALWNSAAFQQLLDVVRTFYDLVLIEASPLLLFPDTAELAKKVDTILLVHQFGRSSSDRLGKAVEKIQDVKDRILGVVLNDSPS
- a CDS encoding helix-turn-helix domain-containing protein produces the protein MDKRLLTVKEAAVYLALSPITLYHLVYRREIPFVKLRAKALRFDKQDLDKLVDNLKSKTVKDAEKDGTLQARQDMVAGVLP
- a CDS encoding helix-turn-helix domain-containing protein gives rise to the protein MKDFAVTARTAAQIGESLRRRRKLLGWSQEELGRRSGIKQKNLSAIENGAEGVRLGTIFRLLAALDLELTVHERRTSEPLDPDR
- a CDS encoding type II toxin-antitoxin system HipA family toxin gives rise to the protein MSRSRSIRRLQVFMNTSRVGTLEREASGRLLFAYHVDWLSKPQAIPISLSLPLREERYADDRPAAFFDNLLPDTADVRRRIAETTGSPDASVFELLRIIGRDCIGALQLIPDGEPSPSQKQVSGKPISDKRIAAILQGLSVLPQGSEEEPFRISIAGAQHKTAFLKLGGRWAIPEGSTPTTHIFKPPIGKLPNGVDLTASVANEWLCLELTKALGLSVANAEMKTFQSVPSLVVERFDRRWSTDHKRLDRIVQEDLCQALGVPSGRKYESHGGPGVRTLMRFLDGSDHREKDRVTFMRTQLAYFFLGAIDGHAKNFSIHLTRTGFRLAPLYDILTVWPALRKSEIPWKQVKFAMAIGDSRHYDLRTIQSRHWFETARRCGFDTRVMQTILDDLLARIDTLRTTGPRLPKGFPSDLYEEALAGILQQAARFKTQ
- a CDS encoding AAA family ATPase; its protein translation is MSFSRLPLESEKELLADFRRTDHALGLFQRTESYCTSYKTAGQAIDPDESKDLFFELSRLPREMLIPHEKALINAGVVQNQAGLAIILAGLNPTGEIAAWTIPHSAQPKELVSCGIKFNPKSARQMLSEKTPERSWVWDKYLPSGGLVLLAGAPKAGKSTLAYHLIKAVIDGTPFLGFKVQKRPVLVLAVEEHREDITDRLLTLGLPNAEDLHIHCAPLRSSPVEMEGIKRFTQAHHIGLVVVDTLARFWNVREENAAAEVGAQMDPLLDLARTTGAGVLLIHHARKSEGQDGTEIRGSGDLLAAVDAGLVLKPNRGSDTQRVLVAYSRFPTPRELVVSLENGQYVVLGTTRHVRHEEQRKQVLAALVVNFQEADAIAKFADMPPGTCRTVLAELFEDGLIDRKGEGVKNKAYSYALKSENNSAQNEFLTTCGMQNLKQGISEGPASDSPAVTHPNVAAVQAVFGGAVHP